The window TGCAGATCAATCCAGAATTGCGCCTTGTCCCGGGTGCCGGCCTTCATCTCGGCTAAGATCTTCTCCACCAAGGCCAAGCTCTTCTTCGGGTGGCAGTTGCGCACGTCCTTGCCGATGGTGCCCGGCGGGCGGCGGAAGATGCGCGTGGTGTGCTTGTTCCAGGCCACGACCTTGTCGTCCTTGTCTACAATAGAGAACTCGATGGGAATGGTTTCCAAGAAGGATGCGAGCATCTGGTCACTGAGGGTACCCATCATTGCGGTTTCCTCCTCCCTGTTCTGCCTTGTGCTAACCAACGACCTCCAGTGCCGCCCGAGCATGGTTGCTGCGTGAACCCTTGCACGACCTCAATTCGCCATCGGGGAGCAAAGGAACCCGTTCGTGGAGCGCAGACCCCTGCACCGACTCTCGCCCCGCTGACTCGTCCGCCACTTCCTTTCCGCACCTTCCCCAGCATTGCGGCCTCATTGCGTGGCCAAGGAGTGTGAAGGAAGCTACCCCCGTGCGCAGATCTGAGCAGGGTACCCTGCCTCTTCCGCGCCTACAGCTGGTGGAACGGAGCGAATTGCTGGCGGCGCACCTGCCGCTGAAGGCGCAAC is drawn from candidate division KSB1 bacterium and contains these coding sequences:
- a CDS encoding PAS domain-containing protein, whose translation is MMGTLSDQMLASFLETIPIEFSIVDKDDKVVAWNKHTTRIFRRPPGTIGKDVRNCHPKKSLALVEKILAEMKAGTRDKAQFWIDLHLEGHERPQKILIEYYALRDGQGNYLGCLEATQNITDIQELKGQKRLLDE